A DNA window from Sporosarcina sp. ANT_H38 contains the following coding sequences:
- a CDS encoding CidA/LrgA family holin-like protein yields the protein MKYIKIVLQIIVLYSFVLLGNWLQDLLHLPLTGSIIGLLLLLAALSLKLFRLEWIESGSYFLLSYLPLYFIPATVGVMEYGHVFTGKGFLLIPITMISTFLTMWISSYTSQALAKKSAGKGEASCK from the coding sequence ATGAAATACATAAAAATAGTTCTTCAAATCATAGTCTTATACTCTTTTGTCTTGCTTGGGAACTGGCTTCAAGATTTACTTCATTTACCACTTACAGGTAGCATTATTGGACTGTTACTTTTGTTGGCGGCCCTTTCATTAAAATTATTTCGGCTTGAATGGATTGAATCGGGCTCTTACTTCCTTTTATCTTATTTGCCACTATACTTTATCCCTGCGACTGTCGGGGTGATGGAATACGGACATGTCTTTACGGGAAAAGGATTTTTGTTAATACCGATCACAATGATTAGTACGTTTTTGACGATGTGGATTTCTAGTTATACGAGTCAAGCTCTTGCCAAGAAATCAGCTGGAAAGGGGGAAGCTTCATGCAAATAA